From a region of the Apium graveolens cultivar Ventura unplaced genomic scaffold, ASM990537v1 ctg5278, whole genome shotgun sequence genome:
- the LOC141702546 gene encoding uncharacterized protein LOC141702546, whose protein sequence is MHIIWSPPEIGCFKLNTDASFRSDSASFSIGLVLRDHLGSFVAGKVASFTNCHTVLEAETIAIWEGFKWLTSMSYQYVSVESDSFLSIQAIRRPCENLLELGHILESCRTIMQSRAGFSISFVKRQANKVAHEMAKIPCLLNCQNLFTTPPSSVQEMLLYDLSF, encoded by the coding sequence ATGCATATCATTTGGTCTCCTCCAGAGATTGGGTGTTTCAAACTGAATACGGATGCTTCCTTTAGAAGTGATTCGGCATCTTTTTCTATTGGCTTAGTGTTACGAGATCATCTTGGAAGCTTTGTAGCAGGTAAGGTCGCGTCGTTTACAAACTGTCACACAGTTTTGGAAGCAGAAACTATTGCGATCTGGGAAGGCTTCAAGTGGCTGACATCTATGTCGTATCAGTATGTGTCTGTTGAGTCTGATTCTTTTCTTTCGATCCAAGCAATTCGGAGGCCTTGCGAGAATTTGCTGGAGCTGGGTCACATTTTGGAAAGCTGTCGAACTATAATGCAATCTAGAGCGGGTTTTTCAATCTCTTTTGTTAAAAGGCAAGCAAACAAAGTAGCCCATGAAATGGCTAAAATTCCTTGTTTGCTCAATTGCCAGAATTTGTTTACTACTCCTCCATCTAGTGTGCAGGAGATGCTTTTGTATGATCTATCTTTTTAA
- the LOC141702548 gene encoding NAC domain-containing protein JA2-like, whose product MDREECDICEGLKVGFRFASSPHEVLLQYLIPMIQKQPLPCDHIIKQADVYGASTQCEVFRDDDLFWQSASSGKKKTIYVFAKLSKNGKRVSRRAGRGTWVGQSNKKIEDKKSNEVLGSRGAFTYKIDKKVSSNGESDDKWCMYEYTLDDKFSKKLGLPESVQDYAICEIIKRGDDNASEYSVNLLKSSNQYDTDSSVLMGEVNQILTDSQ is encoded by the coding sequence ATGGACAGAGAGGAATGTGACATTTGCGAAGGACTAAAGGTAGGGTTTCGCTTTGCGTCTTCACCACACGAAGTCTTGCTCCAATATCTCATCCCTATGATCCAAAAACAACCACTCCCCTGCGATCATATCATCAAACAAGCTGATGTTTACGGAGCCTCGACGCAATGCGAAGTTTTCAGAGATGATGATCTCTTCTGGCAATCAGCATCATCCGGCAAGAAGAAGACTATTTACGTGTTCGCTAAGTTGTCCAAGAACGGTAAGCGTGTTTCGAGGAGAGCTGGTCGTGGCACTTGGGTTGGTCAGAGTAATAAAAAGATTGAGGACAAGAAGAGTAATGAGGTTCTTGGAAGCAGAGGAGCTTTTACGTACAAAATCGACAAGAAGGTGAGTAGTAATGGTGAGAGTGATGATAAGTGGTGCATGTATGAGTATACTCTGGATGATAAATTTTCGAAAAAACTTGGTTTACCAGAATCAGTTCAAGACTATGCGATATGCGAGATTATTAAGCGAGGTGATGATAATGCCAGCGAGTACTCTGTTAATCTACTGAAATCATCTAATCAATATGATACTGATTCTTCAGTGCTTATGGGCGAAGTTAATCAGATACTAACAGATTCACAATGA